The following are encoded in a window of Primulina eburnea isolate SZY01 chromosome 4, ASM2296580v1, whole genome shotgun sequence genomic DNA:
- the LOC140830489 gene encoding protein THYLAKOID ASSEMBLY 8, chloroplastic-like yields the protein MMSFKLSQLVFCEKPQTSTFIHARNTPRIACGLRNGPRKPLWRKRVISTEAIQAVQCLKLAQNSSKLEHVFSTKVSRLLKDDLLDTLAELRRQNELDLALEVFDFVRKEVWYAPDLSLFNQMIMMLGKNKMIAMAEQLFVELRNEGLEPDTRTFTEMIGAYFKVGMVNKAMNAYELMKASGCDPDKLALTILIRNLEKAGEGTLSAEIKKECAKYFDYPEKFIEEVEKTYPKRRSIILL from the exons ATGATGAGTTTTAAGTTGTCTCAATTGGTTTTCTGCGAAAAGCCCCAAACTTCCACCTTTATTCACGCACGAAACACACCGAGAATCGCCTGTGGTTTGAGAAATGGGCCACGGAAACCCCTGTGGAGGAAACGGGTGATCTCCACTGAGGCCATTCAAGCAGTTCAGTGCCTGAAATTGGCCCAAAACTCTTCTAAATTGGAGCATGTTTTCAGCACAAAAGTCAGCCGGCTTTTGAAGGATGATTTGTTGGATACGTTGGCTGAATTGCGGAGGCAAAATGAATTGGATCTAGCCCTCGAG GTCTTTGACTTTGTGAGAAAGGAGGTGTGGTATGCACCGGATTTATCTCTGTTCAACCAAATGATAATGATGTTGGGTAAGAACAAAATGATTGCGATGGCTGAACAGCTCTTTGTGGAGCTGAGGAACGAAGGCTTAGAACCTGACACGAGGACCTTCACTGAGATGATTGGAGCATATTTCAAAGTAGGAATGGTAAACAAAGCAATGAATGCTTATGAGCTGATGAAGGCTTCAGGTTGCGATCCAGATAAGCTAGCCTTGACCATTTTAATAAGGAATCTTGAAAAGGCTGGTGAGGGAACTCTTTCGGcagaaataaagaaagaatgTGCTAAGTATTTCGATTACCCTGAGAAATTCATTGAAGAGGTTGAAAAGACATAT CCAAAGCGAAGGTCAATTATCCTTCTGTGA
- the LOC140829655 gene encoding heavy metal-associated isoprenylated plant protein 21-like, whose amino-acid sequence MGFLDHISDVFEVTSTRKSKRKPMRTVEIKVKMDCEGCERRIRNAVSSMRGAKSVDVNRKESRVTVNGNVDPKKVLSKVRSTGKAAEMWPYVKYDLTYYPYAPQVYDKKAPPGYVRNVVQAFPSPNAHEEKYAALFSDENVNSCSIM is encoded by the exons ATGGGTTTTCTTGATCATATTTCGGATGTGTTTGAAGTTACGAGCACAAGAAAGAGCAAGCGCAAGCCAATGAGG ACGGTTGAAATAAAGGTGAAAATGGACTGTGAAGGATGCGAAAGGCGGATTAGAAATGCAGTTTCTTCCATGAGAG GTGCAAAATCAGTGGATGTAAATAGGAAAGAAAGTCGGGTGACGGTGAATGGAAACGTGGATCCGAAGAAGGTGTTGAGCAAAGTGAGGAGCACCGGGAAGGCGGCGGAGATGTGGCCGTACGTAAAGTACGACCTGACATATTACCCTTATGCACCTCAAGTCTACGACAAGAAGGCGCCGCCCGGCTATGTAAGAAACGTTGTTCAAGCGTTCCCAAGCCCAAATGCCCATGAAGAGAAGTATGCTGCCCTTTTCAGTGATGAAAATGTCAATTCCTGCTCCATCATGTAA